A genome region from Nocardioides cynanchi includes the following:
- a CDS encoding sugar ABC transporter permease, with protein MSDTSNAAETPQRQSLQGTFDDYIVRLRGGDVGALPAIAGLVALVIVFTFLSGKTFTNAFNFANLILQGSAIAVFAMGLVFVLLLGEIDLSAGYAGGVTAGVLGILMTNHGWPWVPALIIALLCGTAIGLSIGLLVAKLGIPSFVVTLSYFLALQGVLLIETGAGGTIAYRNNAILAIMNNNMPLWLGWVLAVLTVAAYAGLSLRRQLSRAGAGLPTPPLVVWVFKSVIFAAILLAATAYLSKERSRNVLLASLKGVPIVVPIVGALLVFLTFLLTRTAWGRHVYAVGGNAEAARRAGISVAWVKISCFMLCSTLATVGGVLLASRTNSVNPQTGGAETLLYGVGAAVIGGTSLFGGKGRPLDGLLGASVIAVIINGMTLQGQSQGRVYIITGAVLLLAASVDAISRRRASASGRA; from the coding sequence ATGAGCGACACCTCCAACGCGGCGGAGACGCCCCAGAGACAGTCCCTCCAGGGCACGTTCGACGACTACATCGTCCGGCTCCGTGGCGGCGACGTGGGCGCGCTGCCCGCCATCGCCGGGCTGGTCGCCCTGGTCATCGTCTTCACCTTCCTGTCCGGAAAGACCTTCACGAACGCGTTCAACTTCGCCAACCTGATCCTCCAGGGCTCGGCGATCGCGGTGTTCGCGATGGGCCTGGTCTTCGTGCTGCTGCTCGGCGAGATCGACCTGTCGGCGGGCTATGCAGGTGGTGTCACGGCCGGTGTGCTCGGCATCCTGATGACCAACCACGGCTGGCCGTGGGTGCCAGCTCTGATCATCGCCCTGCTCTGCGGCACGGCGATCGGCCTGAGCATCGGCCTCCTGGTCGCCAAGCTCGGCATCCCGTCCTTCGTGGTCACCCTGTCCTACTTCCTGGCTCTCCAGGGGGTGCTGCTGATCGAGACCGGCGCCGGCGGCACCATCGCCTATCGCAACAACGCGATCCTGGCGATCATGAACAACAACATGCCGCTCTGGCTCGGTTGGGTTCTGGCCGTCCTCACGGTCGCGGCGTACGCCGGCCTGTCGCTCAGGCGGCAGCTGTCCCGGGCCGGCGCCGGACTTCCGACCCCGCCGCTCGTCGTCTGGGTGTTCAAGTCGGTCATCTTCGCCGCGATCCTGCTGGCGGCCACGGCTTACCTGTCCAAGGAGCGCAGCCGCAACGTGCTCCTGGCCTCGCTCAAGGGCGTGCCGATCGTGGTGCCGATCGTGGGGGCGTTGCTGGTGTTCCTCACCTTCCTGCTCACCCGCACGGCCTGGGGACGCCACGTGTACGCCGTCGGCGGCAACGCCGAGGCCGCCCGACGTGCCGGCATCAGCGTCGCCTGGGTCAAGATCTCGTGCTTCATGCTCTGCTCCACCCTGGCCACGGTCGGCGGCGTGCTGCTCGCGAGCCGCACCAACTCCGTCAACCCGCAGACCGGTGGTGCCGAGACCCTGCTGTACGGCGTCGGTGCTGCGGTCATCGGCGGCACCAGCCTCTTCGGGGGCAAGGGCCGCCCGCTCGACGGGCTGCTCGGCGCCTCGGTGATCGCGGTGATCATCAACGGCATGACCTTGCAGGGCCAGTCTCAGGGTCGGGTCTACATCATCACCGGAGCCGTGCTCCTGCTGGCCGCGTCGGTCGACGCGATCAGCCGCCGCCGGGCCTCGGCCTCCGGGCGGGCCTGA